The following proteins are co-located in the Pogoniulus pusillus isolate bPogPus1 unplaced genomic scaffold, bPogPus1.pri scaffold_77_arrow_ctg1, whole genome shotgun sequence genome:
- the LOC135174551 gene encoding protein disulfide-isomerase TMX3-like, which produces MSYLWGCEMHELTIRTTVALNASNQQCLLPDRHFEKTEDMVKFMKDILDGAAEAQAGDGLLQRSKRVIYEAKAAVMVEFIAYSVR; this is translated from the exons atGAGCTACCTGTGGGGGTGTGAAATGCA CGAGCTGACCATCCGTACTACCgtcgccttgaatgcctccaaccagcagtgtttgctgccagaCAGACACTTTGAGAAGACAGAGGACATGGTTAAGTTCATGAAGGATatcttggatggtgctgctgaa gcacaggctggtgatGGACTTCTGCAACGAAGCAAGAGAGTCATCTATGAGGCCAAGGCTGCTGTAATGGTAGAGTTCATTGCTTATTCAGTGAGGTGA